From the genome of Macadamia integrifolia cultivar HAES 741 unplaced genomic scaffold, SCU_Mint_v3 scaffold2320, whole genome shotgun sequence:
TGAAGTGGAAATATTTCTCTAATCTTTAATTCGTTTTCGTAGGGTTTTAcatatggcaaaaaaaaaaaaaaaaaaagaccaagttTTTATCAATAGACCAAAAATGAAGACCAAATTTTCCTTTAATCATGGTCAAGGGAGAGGTATCCCCAAAATTGTGACTTCATATTATAGTGGGGTCAAACATTTATTACCGTGGGTGACCCTTCACCTTCATGTCATGGTGAAGAAAAATctaccggaaaaaaaaaaaaaggtatgggGAAGAAAAACTTCCCACATGATAAAATgttgaaaatatcaaaaccaggAGGCTCGAAGTATTGCAACGACCTACGTCGCCCTTGCGTTGACATACATTGTGTGTGTGGCTCAGACAAAAGTTTGAATAGACAATTGTACGGACGAGAGACGTAGGAGAACAATCTCATACATGAACAATCTCATATTGGACTACCATCTTCTTGGGAACTCCGAATTTATTTTGGAAAGTTAAACATCTCTATCTTATGGTCCACTGCCTTGAAGTGCACGGTGGTGCTTTTACAATTCAATTCTGTAATTTGGTAATAGCCTTATAAGCTGCAGAATACTTCCCACGACTGTGAGGACTAGTGGTTTGACTTCTTCATTCTACAACCGTGATTAGAACGTACACCCTTGACTGTTCTTATCACTACTAACAATAAAAAGGGGCCGAAAGACAATTGTATATGTAGCTCCCACACCCAACCAAGTGACTACTACTCTATTCATCCAATTCTCATGGCTTCTGTTATTACCTTTTTGTTTCTACTACTACTCTCTTCTGCACTTTATGTTTCTGCAGCGGTAGAAGCTCAACAAATTAGGTCATCCAACATTAGCTTAggttcttctctctcccctgctTCCTCCTCCACCAATTCATCATCATGGCTTTCTCCTTCTGGTCGATTTGCCTTTGGATTTTATCCACAAGGAAATGGGTTTGCCATTGGAATTTGGTTTGCCCAAATACCTCAACTTACTGTGGTATGGACAGTAAACCGAGACGATCCACCTTTGTCTACCAACGCTACTTTGAACCTCACAAGAGATGGTAGATTGATCCTCCAACCCACACAACAAGACCAACCTAAATCTATTGGTGACGATTCAAAGTCTGCCTTTTGGGCTTCCATGCTTGACACAGGCAATTTCGTTCTATATAATTCAACCGGAAGTATCATTTGGCAAAGTTTTGATCACTCCCCCACCGATACCCTTCTCCCAGGTCAGCGGCTAACGGCAGGGCAGGAGCTGTTCTCTAGTTTATCAGAAACCGACCACTCGACTGGAATTTTCCGGCTCAATATGCAGCATGACGGCAACCTTGTTCCATACCCCATTAATACTCCAGACACAGCCCCATATTCATATTGGACATCATGGACGGATGGGCAAGGAGACAACTGTTCATTAAATCTTGATGCTGATGGATTCCTGTATTTGCTGAATGGTACCGGTTTCATTATAAAGAATCTTTCTTCTGGTGAAACTCTCATCAACAGGAACGTTTTCTACCGCATGACCATCGACGTTGATGGGATCTTCAGACTCTATTCAATTAATCTGAATCAGAAGAGCAGTTGGTCCATTAGATGggtatcatcaacaaataactGTGACCCCAAAGGCATTTGCGGATTGAACGCGTATTGTACTCTCAGGGATCAACGGGCCGTATGCAACTGTATTCCTGGTTTCAACTACATTAACGAGAGTCGCCAAAGTTTTGGTTGCCAAGCAAAATTAGAAGCTGAGAGCTGTGGAAATGAAACACAAAATAGCAGCAATTCCATATCTACGTTGGAGAACATCTCATGGGAAGATGATATATATTCTTCAGTTTTATCATCCCAAACTGAAGGAGAATGCCACGATGCTTGCTTGGCAGATGGTAACTGTGAGGCTGCAACTTTTAAAGACCAGCAGTGCCGTAAACAGAAGCTCCCATTGAGATACGGAAGAATGATAGTAGATACTTCCACCACTACTACCATCACTTTTGTTAAAGTCAGCAGGAGTTGTAGCCCCACCACTCCAAGTGATCATATGGGaaccaaagaaagcaaaggtGGGCTAAGTACTCAAAGTATCTTAATTATCTGCCTTGCATCGACTGCCATTGTATTTATGGTATTAGCATTTTCTGGCTTTCTTGTTTACCAAAACCGTGTCTGGGAGTATAAGAAGATCTCAGATCAAGAGGCAAAAAATATAGGATTAGTTGAAGAGATCGGACTTCGATCATTCACATATGGTGAACTGGAGAAATTTACAGAAGGTTTCAAAGAAGTGGTGGGTAGGGGAACTTTCAGCACTGTTTTTAAAGGCACCTTATCAAATGGCATGAGGATCATAGCTGTCAAGAAACTAGACAAAGTATTGGATGAAAGTGAGAGAGAATTTCAAACTGAAATGAGAGTGATTGCCAAAACCCACCACAGAAACCTAGTTCAATTGCTTGGTTATTGTTGTGATGGTCCAAATAGGCTTCTGGTGTACAAGTATATGAACAATGGATCACTTGCGGATTTTCTCTTCAAATCCGAAAGACCACCATGTTGGTACGAAAGGGTGAATATCGCTCTCAACATAGCTAGAGGTATCCTCTACCTACATGAAGAGTGTGACACCCAGATCATCCACTGTGACATAAAGCCTCAAAATATACTCATGGACGAGTACCGATGTCCAAAGATTGCTGATTTTGGATTATCAAAGCTGTTAAAGACAGACCAAACTAGAACTCAAACTGGGATCAGAGGGACCCGAGGGTATGTTGCACCTGAGTGGCACCGGAACTTGCCTATTACAGTTAAGGCAGATATTTATAGTTTTGGGGTCCTGTTTTTGGAGTTAATATGTTGTAGAAGGGGCATTGATATGAATGTTCCAGAGGAAGAAATCATTCTCACAGAATGGGTCTACAACAGTTTTGAGACTGGTGAGCTTGGTAAGCTGGTTGGTGAGGAAGAGGTGGACGAAAGAAAACTGGATAGAATGGTTAAGGTCGGAATTTGGTGTATCCAGGACGACCCCTCACTTCGTCCTTCCATGAAGAAGGTAGTCTTGATGTTGGAAGGGACTGTAGAGATACCGGTTCCTCCTAGTCCCACTTCTTTTCTGAGTACCATGTAACCAAGTCAAAGTTGTGTAATCTTGAAGCCTTGTCCATTATTTGTTGTAGCCTATATGCTATTGTTCTGAGATCGTCTGCAtgatttttagattttcaagCCACCTAATAAGATTAGCTATTTGTAATAAagtcttctctttttatttttttatttttttggggggtgggggtgtggggtgtggggtgtggggtgtgggtGGGTTTAAAAATTTGTAACCAAGTTAAAGTTGTGTAAATTgttaatttgatttttcttttaatttatatcTCTAGTGTTCTCTTGTATTAATGCTGGATCAACTTTCCGAACTTACCTGCAAATTTAGATATACAATATAAGGACTTATTCATTAAGCCCATGATCAGCTTGTTTGAAAGAGTGGTGATCAAGAAAAACATCTGAATAGTATTGTCAGAAAGAGTTATTATATTAAGAAAAACTTTTCCTATTGGTACGTTTGGCTAGTAAGAAAAACTTGACGTGGTTTTAAATACTTTACTCTACGGACCGAGAAGATTGCAACGAGTCCTGTTTAGAAGACTAGTTGCCGTCTTGCAATGTTTGGCGATAATGGGGTGTGCAAGAATTTAAAGGGGGTAATTACTATCTTTCCCCTGCGCTTAGCTTGTATTTACTAGAAATTATTTACCTTAAATTTtcattatatgattttttttttctttttttttaagctatAGATCAGAAAAATGTATATTAaagaatataagaaaaatatgtaCAAGATTAACATCTAGGACAAAACAAAGACTAATATATAATCTTAAGTTTCAGTTCAATTTTGTCAAGCattaatttgtttctttcattCTCTTAAAACAATTGGATTAATTTAAATCATGATTATATTCGAATGAGTCAATTAGGGAAATGAAGTGAAGTAATCGGTTGCAAGGTGAAATAGAGAGGTAAATTATTGGACATGTTCAAACACCAGGAGCATGCCTACCATGCTAGCAGCAGCCAGAGATGTCGGGATGTAAGTCCTTCCGTTGTTAAATTAGTGAGAAATAGGTAAATAATTGGATATCCAAGTAGTTGGAGAAGGACCGGATTCCTAGTTTGAACCATACAAATGCAATCCACACaagatgctcatgatgcagaaTGACAGAGACAACTCTACAAATATTGGGATTCAGAAATCAATACGAATGGTCCAGGAGACAACGAGACATCAAAGCTTTGATGATGATGGAGACTTGTATTTGTTTGGTAGTGCCAGTGTCCCCGTATGGAATCTATTAGAGAAATGAACGAATTTAAGAGGATAGACACTAGTGCTTTTACAGTATTCAATACTGTTGAATATGTGACTAGAACAACCTTATTTTTATGTATAATTCACTCACttggattagtcgaggtgtgcaTAAGCTGGcccgaacaccttggttaaaaaaaaaaaatagaaaaaaaatgttgaataaGCCATTTTACAATGATGTTTTAGTATCTGACTTGAAAtgttattataatattttttaatgattgtttgttatttattttacatggtTAAATTATTTAAATCAAAGGCATATTTAATTATGTAGTACCCTATCATTTGGTTGTGAATGTAGACCATACATGGAGCTGAGTTCCACAAATGCATGGGCATATGTATTTATCCAAGTCAACAAAAGATGGTCTCAAGATATTAAAAATTGGGGGAAGACCCCCTCCACCGCTCATTGCAATTTTGGGCCTTGGAGGGGGGCATTATGGGGACACATTGACCGAACCCTTGGTGGGAACTCCACTGTTTGTGGTGACTGCTAAGTTAAAGTGATTGAAGGGCCATTTAAAAAGTTGGGCCAAAGAAAAATTTCCTGATGCTAATGTTGAGGTTAAAAGAACTAAGGATCTTCTTGATGAGGTCTTAACCTCTACTGAAGATAACGGGATTACTGATGAGTTATTTGCGGCTGAATGTTACTGCAAAAAAAGAGTATGCTTCTGCTTTGGGTTTACAGGAAAAGGTGTggtcagaaaaatctagaatgAAGTGGCTGAGGTGTGGGGACCGTAACACAAAATTTTTCCATATGATGACCAAGATCAGACGAGGGAAAAATCACATAAAAGAGATCCAGGATGGGGCGGACCAGGTTGTGTCTGATCCCAGTGAGGTTGGtcattttttggtaaatcatTTTGAGAACTTCCACAAGAGATGTGGGGATGTTGCTAGATCTGATATTCTAGATTGTATTCCAGCGCTTATTTCTGATGAGGAGAACTCTTTTTTAATGTCTTCTCCTTCGGTGGATGAGATCAGGGTAGCAGTTTTTGATCCGGATCCTGCGAGCGCTCTAGGTCCTGATGGATTCCCAGGCTGTTTCTATCGTACATGTTGGAGTGTAGTGGGGCCGGAGGTCTGTGTAGCGGAGGAGAATTTTTTCACTGAGGGGATCATTACTAAGGGGATCAACTCCAATTTTTTGACGCTAATCCCTGTCTTGGgaatatttttttcaagattATACCAAAGATATTGGCTATGCGCATTTCTACTCTGCTGCCAATGTTGATTTTTGAGGAACAACGGGCATTCCAAAAAGGTAAAGTTATATCTTCAAATATTTGCATGGCTTCAGAATTAGCCAATTTGATGCATTCCAAAGCTTTTGGTGGACGTTTAGCTTTAAAACTAAATATTCAGAAGGCATATGATACTCTGGATTGGATGTTTCTTTTGATGTCATGATCAAATTTGGTTTCTCTCAGATTCTTATTGATCGTCTTCATCAGATTTTATTCTCTATCTGTCTGTCTATCCGGGTGAATGGAGGGCCGGTTGGGTCTTTTGGGGTTGAGCGAGGTCTGCGTCAGGGTGACCCTCTCTCTCCCATATTGTTTATTATTACTGAGGAGGTAATTTGCTGTGGTCTTCGTGGTCTTATAGTGGAGAAGAAAGTCCGTCCCCTGCCTGGTCCCAGGAATGtatctcctccctctcattttctttatacggatgatatttttatttttattaatgcagACATCCATGGAGTAAAGCAGCTTTGAAGTTTTTTAGACAAGTACCAATCATATTCTGGCCAAGTTATTAGTATGGAGAAAAGTAAGTTGTTTCTTGGAAAAATTCCTTCTTGCTATTCCAGAATGTAAGTTCCCCACTCGATACTTAGGATGGAAATCTTTAAAGGAAGGGTGAAGAAGGACCTTATCTTACCTTTGATTGATAAATTTAAAGATCATTTATCTAGGTGGAAGGGCAAAATGCTATCTATGGCTGGTCGAGTGGAGCTCGTAAAGTTTGTGATGCGGAGTATTCCCATTCATAATTTTTCTGTTTACCTTTTTGGCCATCGTCTTCTATTACTCTAATGGAATGATGGAtcaggaatttcatttggatggGCGAGGCAGAAACCTCAAAATCCATAACAGTGAAATGGTCAGATGTATGCCGTCCAAAGGTTGAAGGTGGGCTGGGAATCCGCTGGGAATCCGTAGACTGCGAGATGCCAATTTGCCTATGCTAGCTAATTTGGCGTGGTATATCAAGTCAGACAAATCCTTGGTAGCGTCTTTTTGAGAGGTCTTTTTTTAATGGCATCGGGTTCTCCCAAAAGATTCTATGTTCGCTTCTCAACATGGCCTGGTATTAAGAAGATTTGGGGATTTGTGGAATCCAAGGAAAGATGGATTGTGGGTGATGGGGTAGACATTTCGTTCTGATTTGATCGATGGTTTTCAAAAACTTCGATTAGAGATTCAGTAGGGCTGGTTGGTGATCAGTCTTTGGAAGCAAAAGTCGCAGATTGTATTTCTAATGGAAAGTGGGATATTCCGCAGGTGTCTTCTCCTACATTGCAAAATATTTGTGATCAAGTTCTCAAGTTCCCCCTTCCAACGGTCTGTCAGAATGACAAGCGAATATGGTCACTTATTCAATCTAGTTCTTTCTCAATTCGCTCGGCTTGGGAAGGGCTTCGGCCTAGATCATCTTGCGTTCCTTGGCATTGTATGATTTGGGCGAAAGGCATCTCTCCTCGAGCTTTTGTGCTTGGTTGGAGGATAGCTCTGGGCAGAATTCCTATAGATGATAAGGTTAGAGCATGTTCTATCCCGTTGGTCTCTAGATGCGAGCTTTGCTATGCTGAATTTGAATCTCTTAACCATATTTTCCTGAATTGTGCTTATTCGGTTATGGTTTGGAAAGAgatcactctttttttttttttttggagtgcaCTGGCTTGGCTTTCCTTCGATTCAGGAACTTTTCTTGTGGTGGAAAAGGAAGACTCCTGCGTCTCCCATCAAGAAAATCTGGATAGCGTCTCTTGtctattgtcttcttcagattTGGCAGGAAAGGAATCGAAAACGGCATGACAATTGTAGTTAGCACCCAAATTTGGTGGTTAAAGCGGTTGTAAATGATATGAGGTCTCTTTGGTTTTTCCTGTAGTTGTCAAAACCCTTAAAGATTTGCAGCTATCAACATCTTTTCATCTGGTGAGGGTGTCATCTCGATCAAGCAAAATTATGGAGCTATATTGGAATCCCCCTCCAGTGGGCTGCCATAAAATTAATATAGATGGTTGGTCCTTAGGCAATCCAGGCTATACAGGTGCGGGGGGAATCGTTAGAAACCATAGGGGAGTTAATATTCGTTGCTTCTCTGTTTTTTATGGAATTTCATCTAACTTTGGAGCAGAATTTGTTGCTTTCTTTGAAGCCATCCGGATTGCTAAGATGATGGATTTAAGGTGGATTGAAGTGGTCAGTGACTCAAGAGCAGTGGTTTGGTGTGTTGAGAATAGTCAAATTCCATGGAAGTTTAAGCAATTGTGGCTTTTCTATTGGGAGTATTTGAAGAGGATCAAATGGAGTATTCGTCATGTGTTTCGGGAAGTCAACGCTGTGGCGGATGGATTAGCTAAGCCCGCGGTAGTGAGTAAATCATCTGTGGATTGGGATGTTACTCCTAGAGTTATAGCTTCTAATATTGATTGGGATGTTGTAGGGGGACCAAGGTTCCATTTTCTTTGAAACTCTAGTTTTTTGTTGACAATTTAGTGGGGCTTAATTCCTctttgttgatggccatgccgaaggcgGAGTAGGAATTGAGCCTGTTTGCCCTATTGGGTAGTTTGTATTTCATTCattcttatttaatttttaatatattctttgctgaTCTTAAGCAAAANNNNNNNNNNNNNNNNNNNNaaaaaaaaaaaaaaaaaaaagggatatataaaatattttataatggATTGCTATAGTAATCTAAGTCTTAAGAGGGATGTCGATCTGCATGCAGTTTCAATTTTAGTTGGCAGTATGTAAATCTTTTAACTTCAAAAATTTCATACAAGGGAAATTTTATGCTCAAGTTGCCTTAAATTTTTCCAGatgaaaatttagaaaaatgtGGTCTCCCCACCCCTTCCCAGTAAATGAGACTTTGGTATATGAGTATATGAGCAATGGATGATAACACTAAGCCTGTGTTTGGTAGTCGTCTGGAAAAACGTTTTTGGCGTTTTTTGTGTTTTCTACGTTTTACAGAAACAAGAAAACTGAATCTTCCACTAGGTGTCCATAGttcgttttttcatttttttgaaatgaaccgggTAAAAAACACTAGAAATGAGAAATTTTGTTATCATTTTCTAACATTGGAGTTTTGTTTCAAAAcgaaattttaaataaaaacggAAAATTCTGATTCTGACTCGAAATATCGTTTCTAGAACAGAATGATTACCAAACACACCCTAACAATACATTTATACAGAACTTCTACCCCAACCACACCTAATGAAACCATTGAATGTCAAGTGAAATCCAGTACACGAAATAGAGtttagagaaagaaagaggggaaAAGATCAACAGAGAAGGTgggactagagagagagagattggaagGGAGGGAAATATATGGATGGTTATGGCAACCTCTCTTCATGTTGGACTTCTGCGTCCTCTTCCCTGAAGTTTCTTGCTAGTTGTTTTAACTTTGACTCTAGTATCTGGGTACGTTCTAATATTGGGTCCATAGAATACTGCTTGAGTGGAAAATTTAAGAGAGTTCCTGGGTGTTCAAACCAATTTTGATGCGGAATTCATGGCAATTACCTTAGGGATTGAAAATGCTAAGAGATTTGGTGTTCATCGTCTATGGATCGAGTGTGATTCGGTAGTGGTGGTTACCTTgatcttgaaaaagaaaaccccATTGAATGTTCATCAGCAATGGATGAATTGCCTTCCATATTTGGAAGCAGTGgaatggaaaatcactcattgttGTCATGAAGCAAACTTAATTGCTCACTATCTGTCCAAATCGGCTGCAAGATCTGAATATTCAAATCCTATTCTATCTTGGCCTCCTATGGTCAATTTGGATTTGGAAATTGATGTTGTAGAATGGGCTACATATCGTTTTAcctattttttgatttttttgatttctgTAGTCTAGGATGAGGTTGTCCTaatctgctgatggcaatgccgaaggtggatcaGTGACATCTCGATTTTCGTCTTATTTTTATTGGGTTATATTTTGACCTACTTtgtatttaatatttttcctcttattttgTTCAAATTCTTATTTTAATACAAAGGACTTCTTGAGGGTGGGGATTAGAATaatggagagaggagagagaagctctgaaGCAGATGTGCATCGTCTTGGGGATGCCCAAGATCCTGACGGTGACCCTCAGAGAAACCGTGGCTGGCAACCCCTGATTACAGATTTTATGAGGCCTGTTTTGCAACCCACGGTGGTGGAGGGCCCTGCTGCGCCGCCCCCAAAGCCCTCTTTCTCCACCATGGTGGGAAGAGGTTTGCCAAAGGTGGATGATCTTCCTGAACCCATTCATGTTGGGTCCCTAACCAAGGTCGTTATTCCACAGGAGGCATAAGAGGAGAGACTGGAGTGTTTTTGTTTTGCCTTAATTGGTAGAGCGAACTTCAAATTTACATCTATGGATTTTATCAAAAAGGAGGCAGCAACTTCATGACATTTGAAGGGAAAGGTTGCACTGTCGGCAATGGGGGAAGGATTCattctttttcaatttcaacTTAAAGCTGATATGACGATGATATGGCACAAAAGTTCTATTAAGGTTGGAGGACAATATGTCAGGTTTCAAAAATGGAGATAGGACTTCAACATCCATTAAAAATAGATCGCAAAAAAAATGGTTTGGATCAGATTTCCTGATCTTCCTTTAGAATACTGGCACGAGAAAATTCTCCTAACTATGGCGAAGGCAGCGGGTCGTCCTATGGCCATTGACAAGCATACTCGAGCTGTTTCAATGGGAGGTTTTTCCAGGATTCAAGTCAAGATGGAAGTTGGTGTTAGTCGTGTTGATGAGATCCATGTTGAGAGACGGGAACCAGGTTTGCAACAAGTTTTCTGGTTCAAGCAACAGGTAATTTACGAGGACAGCTTGGGCCTTTGTGGCTTTTACAAAATGTCAGGTCATACGATCTCTGAATGTAGAATCAAGAAAATagtggaggagaagaaaaagtcTAATAAGCATGGGATCCCTGGCACTGTTTATGTGGATGAATCTGATTAAGAAGATGCTCAGCTTTCTCCCATTGGCAGAGATACTGCTCACGCTTCATTCGACAAGGGAGGTGATGATGTCCATCTCGGCAGTGGTGGTGGAGCCGCCCAGCACAGCCATGGCACCGGTGGTGGCTTGGCTGCTGCATCATCAGCAACAAACAAGGAAATAACAAGGAAATGGAAATCTTGCGATCTCCTTCCTTATTGGGAGAGAATgagatttcaaattcaaatctaCTTCCTATTCAAGATGGCATGGGGTCCATTGAGGTAGTAATTCTAGTTTCTAACGTGAGACAGCAAGATTTGGGGAGTAATAGGACTCCTTCCACCGAATCTCCATTCGATTATGGGCATTTATCGTATGATAGTACTGGGTGGTTATAACATGTGACAGCTTCTCTGTCTAATCCTAGCCCTCCAGCGGCTGAGAATGTAATTTCTTCTATTCCGTCCACATCCGTCCGTGGAGGAGCTGTGGAGGTGCACCATGAGGAGATCGATATGGCTGATAAGCTTGCTGCAGCTGCCAACTTCGATCTGTATAATGctcagagaaaagagaaaggtgcggccactGTGGTGCAGGCCAGAAGATCTAACTGcatagaaacccaaaaaaagtaataaaggaAGATCCTCTTCTGGAATGTGAGAGGCTTTAAGAAGGCCTCAGCGCAGATATCTCTGAGGAAGATAGTTAGATAAGGACCCTGATTTTCTATGTCTGGCTGAGCGGATGATCGATGTTACTAATTGCCCAACTCACTACTTCAGTAAATTGGGTTTCGAAGTTGATGTCATCTGCAATTCTAGGAGGGAAAAAATTCCTAACCTATGGCTACTCTAGAAGAGAGGTATTCCTAAACCTTTGCTTATGTCCTGTTCTGAGCAGCAAATTACAGTAAGAGTAGATTGGTCTaatacagggatcgggatcatgcaaacgggggtttggagtcgccacctagggttataggcctagggCCCGGGAGtggggcccaattcctgagaaaagggcctgaatttagtttggtccagagatttagggtaagcgtcaggttgtagaattgggaaggtgttaggcatccaatctacccggttcgacCAGACTTCCTACTAGATGTTTaaaaacgaacatttttcacaattattactattctacatgcatgactaagttatcacacatatatacattaattgaattcgaACTACTATAtgcactaaaacaaggtctatgtAAAGTCTACATAATGATAATggggttgagaaactatacctaaacttaacacttgtttcgggtcaagagaggtgggcccttgattagtatTGGCTTAGACTGTCATTCGGATTCTCCAGGATTAGGGAAAGATGGTTTTGacttcaacttcctttcttgagagatgtttactgtgatggtatttggacagagttccaCTTAGGAAttgttacttttggatttggattcagatagagcttcggttagggaaggctattttcggatttggatttggacagagcttcggaaagggaagactatttttggaattaggatgaggtggcactctggcagagcttccactagggataagctaagggagggctaggctgaggtggtactctagCAAAGCTTCcgtggggataggctaggggagggctaagctaaggtggcacttcgacagagcttccgttgggaatggctatttctggaaagattccaggggcactcagacAAGGCTTCAGCTAGGAACaactatttttagaaagaaacgggctgacctaaaaatggactgaagatctctaaagtcccgaagaacactttgaagatccgaacagagttctggatgttgacaaagatctctttgtagacccgaagaaccttaagggggtttctattttttttaaaaaacagGAACACTCGAAgaagggggttgaagaacacactatttttggcaaaaactagattgaactaagaacttggatcgaagatcttcaaagtcccaaagaagacttcaaaga
Proteins encoded in this window:
- the LOC122066289 gene encoding G-type lectin S-receptor-like serine/threonine-protein kinase LECRK1, whose amino-acid sequence is MASVITFLFLLLLSSALYVSAAVEAQQIRSSNISLGSSLSPASSSTNSSSWLSPSGRFAFGFYPQGNGFAIGIWFAQIPQLTVVWTVNRDDPPLSTNATLNLTRDGRLILQPTQQDQPKSIGDDSKSAFWASMLDTGNFVLYNSTGSIIWQSFDHSPTDTLLPGQRLTAGQELFSSLSETDHSTGIFRLNMQHDGNLVPYPINTPDTAPYSYWTSWTDGQGDNCSLNLDADGFLYLLNGTGFIIKNLSSGETLINRNVFYRMTIDVDGIFRLYSINLNQKSSWSIRWVSSTNNCDPKGICGLNAYCTLRDQRAVCNCIPGFNYINESRQSFGCQAKLEAESCGNETQNSSNSISTLENISWEDDIYSSVLSSQTEGECHDACLADGNCEAATFKDQQCRKQKLPLRYGRMIVDTSTTTTITFVKVSRSCSPTTPSDHMGTKESKGGLSTQSILIICLASTAIVFMVLAFSGFLVYQNRVWEYKKISDQEAKNIGLVEEIGLRSFTYGELEKFTEGFKEVVGRGTFSTVFKGTLSNGMRIIAVKKLDKVLDESEREFQTEMRVIAKTHHRNLVQLLGYCCDGPNRLLVYKYMNNGSLADFLFKSERPPCWYERVNIALNIARGILYLHEECDTQIIHCDIKPQNILMDEYRCPKIADFGLSKLLKTDQTRTQTGIRGTRGYVAPEWHRNLPITVKADIYSFGVLFLELICCRRGIDMNVPEEEIILTEWVYNSFETGELGKLVGEEEVDERKLDRMVKVGIWCIQDDPSLRPSMKKVVLMLEGTVEIPVPPSPTSFLSTM